In Phacochoerus africanus isolate WHEZ1 chromosome 1, ROS_Pafr_v1, whole genome shotgun sequence, the following are encoded in one genomic region:
- the AGTR1 gene encoding type-1 angiotensin II receptor, whose translation MILNSSTEDSIKRIQDDCPKAGRHNYIFVMIPTLYSIIFVVGIFGNSLVVIVIYFYMKLKTVASVFLLNLALADLCFLLTLPLWAVYTAMEYRWPFGNYLCKIASASVSFNLYASVFLLTCLSIDRYLAIVHPMKSRLRRTMLVAKVTCIIIWLLAGLASLPTIIHRNVFFIENTNITVCAFHYESQNSTLPVGLGLTKNILGFLFPFLIILTSYTLIWKALKKAYEIQKNKPRNDDIFKIIMAIVLFFFFSWVPHQVFTFLDVLIQLGIIHDCKIADIVDTAMPITICLAYFNNCLNPLFYGFLGKKFKKYFLQLLKYIPPKAKSHSSLSTKMSTLSYRPSENGSSSTKKSAPCTEVE comes from the coding sequence TTATCTTTGTGGTGGGAATATTTGGGAACAGTTTGGTGgtaattgtcatttatttttacatgaaaCTGAAGACTGTGGccagtgtttttcttttgaatttagcACTAGCTGACTTATGCTTTTTACTGACTTTGCCACTGTGGGCTGTCTACACTGCTATGGAATACCGCTGGCCCTTTGGCAATTACCTATGTAAGATCGCTTCAGCCAGTGTCAGTTTCAACCTCTATGCCAGTGTGTTTCTACTCACATGTCTAAGCATTGATCGCTACCTGGCTATCGTACATCCAATGAAGTCCCGCCTTCGACGCACAATGCTTGTGGCCAAAGTCACCTGCATCATTATTTGGCTGCTGGCTGGCTTGGCCAGTTTGCCAACCATAATCCACCGCAATGTATTTTTCATCGAAAATACCAATATCACAGTTTGTGCTTTCCATTATGAATCCCAAAATTCAACCCTCCCTGTAGGTCTGGGCCTAACCAAGAATATACTGggtttcctgtttccttttctgatcATCCTTACAAGTTATACTCTTATTTGGAAGGCCCTAAAGAAGGCTTATGAAATTCAGAAGAACAAACCAAGAAATGATGATATTTTCAAGATAATTATGGcaattgtgcttttctttttcttttcgtgGGTTCCCCACCAAGTATTCACTTTCCTGGATGTACTGATTCAGTTGGGCATCATACATGACTGTAAAATTGCAGATATTGTCGACACCGCCATGCCCATCACTATTTGCTTGGCGTATTTTAACAACTGCCTGAATCCTCTCTTTTATGgctttctggggaaaaaatttaaaaaatattttctccagcttCTGAAATACATTCCCCCAAAGGCCAAATCCCACTCAAGCCTGTCTACAAAAATGAGCACACTTTCCTACCGCCCCTCAGAAAATGGAAGCTCTTCCACCAAGAAGTCTGCCCCATGTACTGAAGTTGAGTGA